The Chryseobacterium oranimense genome contains the following window.
TATGAATCTTTATATGCAGCTGTTAAAAAAATTACAGTAATTTCTCAAAGCAAACACTATTGTCAATACCAATATATTGCCCATAATTAGGAATTCTGTAATATCCGTTTTTTTCATACAGACCAATAGCTTCCGGCTGCATGACTCCTGTTTCCAGAACACATTTGCTAAACCCTTCTTCTTTGGCCCAGATCTCCAGTTCATTTAATATTTTCGATGCAAATCCCTTCCCTCTCATTTCCTCATTGGTATACATTCTTTTGATCTCTACCGTATCCTCGGAAAAAGGTTTAAATGCACCACAACCAACAGCTTTATCTTCAGAATAAGCTACCACACAGTTTTTTAGTGCATCAATTGAGTTAAACTGGTGGTAAAATTCGTGGTCTTTTCCATCACGGACAGCCAGATCGGCGTCCAGAAGTTTTACTAAATCCTGAAAGTCTGTATTGGAAGAATCGGTTCTACTAGTGATCATTGGTTTATTCAAAAAATTTAATGCAATTTAAATATTTAATACTAAAATGTAAAGTAAAAAGCTTCCCCGGTAAGAGGAAGCCTTCAATTTATTTGTTTTCCGTTTTTTCCGGCATAGGTGGTGGCGGACTTTGGTAACCTGCTTTCTTATCAAGTTTTTCTTTCACCTTGATGGCTGTTTCCCTGCCTAGCTTGCCTCCTGCTTCTATACTTTCCTTCATAATGGATGGTACAAGTGAAATCCCCTTTTGTCCCAAAGGAGATTTATAAAATTTTATAAGCTCATCCATTTCCTTGTCTGTATAATATTTGACATAAATGGGAGCATAGACCTCAATTATCTTTTCGGGTGTAATTTCTGAAATAAATTCACTTACAAATTCATCTGAAATTTCAGGAGAAGTTTTTTTAATCTCCTGAATCTGCGACTGCATTCCAGAAATAGCCAGTTTATCCGCTCTCATAATTTTAACAAGCTCCCGGGCTTTAGCTTCGGAAGCCTGAGAGAAGGCAAAGGTTCCGATAAAAAGGCTTAAAATAGTGATCAGTCTTTTCATTTAAATTAATTAAGCATCTACATTAAACTTTCTTTCATTAATCAGCTCTGCAATGGCAAGCATATCCTGTCCTATTAACCTGTCATCTTCAAGTTTTTTCACTTTTGAACGAACGATCGCAAAATTTTCTTCGATGATCTTCGAGCATTTTGAAGGTCTTCTGAATTCCAGTCCCTGTGCTGCAAACATTAATTCCACAGCTAAAATATTAACCAGATTTCCCAGTACCTGATTGAATTTTCTGCCGGAAATACTTCCCATAGAAACATGGTCTTCCTGCCCCAAACTTGTAGGGATAGAATCTGCCGAAGCCGGGAAACACAATGTTTTATTTTCTGTAACCAAAGCGGCTGAAGTATATTGCGGGATCATGAA
Protein-coding sequences here:
- a CDS encoding GNAT family N-acetyltransferase → MITSRTDSSNTDFQDLVKLLDADLAVRDGKDHEFYHQFNSIDALKNCVVAYSEDKAVGCGAFKPFSEDTVEIKRMYTNEEMRGKGFASKILNELEIWAKEEGFSKCVLETGVMQPEAIGLYEKNGYYRIPNYGQYIGIDNSVCFEKLL
- a CDS encoding DUF2059 domain-containing protein: MKRLITILSLFIGTFAFSQASEAKARELVKIMRADKLAISGMQSQIQEIKKTSPEISDEFVSEFISEITPEKIIEVYAPIYVKYYTDKEMDELIKFYKSPLGQKGISLVPSIMKESIEAGGKLGRETAIKVKEKLDKKAGYQSPPPPMPEKTENK